In Bradyrhizobium sp. WBOS07, the genomic window AGCTGGGCAAGCAGCTCGTTGCCGACGACGTCGTCCTGATCGAAGACTACGCCTATCCCGCCTATGGCGTGCCCTCGGAAGAGACCAAGGAGGCGATCCGCCTCAGCGCGCGTCTCGAAGGCATGATCACCGACCCCGTCTACGAGGGCAAGTCGATGCAGGGCCTGATTGACCTCGCGAAGAAGGGCTATTTCGAGAAGGGCGCGAAGATCCTCTACGCCCATCTCGGCGGCGCCCCCGCGCTGAACGGCTACGCCTACGCGTTCAGGAATGGGTGAGTGAGGGCGTAGCTCTCGCCTTCTACACAGCTGTCGTCCCGGACAAGCGCGCCCTGAGCGCGCGCCGATCCGGGACCCATACGCCGCAGCAGTCGTTTTGCGACGGCTCGTGGTGGCCGGCCTGCCGTCACCACACCGGCCTGTGGTTATGGATCCCGGATCTGCGCTTCGCTTGTCCGGGATGACGGCGGGGGTTTTGGATTGCTACCGCGTCCTGACGATCTGCAGCAGCTCGTCACCGTAATGCTCGAGCTTCTTGTCGCCGATGCCGGGGATATTGCGGAGCTCGTCGCGAGTCGTCGGCCAGGCCCGGACGATGCCGTCGATGGTGGCATCGTGCAGCACCACATAGGCCGGCACGCCGCGCTCGCGCGCGACCTCCGAACGCCACGAGCGCAGCCGCGCGCGCAGCTCGGGATCGACATCGCACTGCGCGGCGTCGGCGGCGGGCGCAAGGTCGCCGCGGCGGGACTTGCCGCGGCTCGCGCGAATGCGCGTGCCGGGCGCCTCCTCGCGCAGCCACACTTCCGTCTCGCCGCGCAGCACGCCGCGCGCGGTCTCGGTCAGCTTCAGCGCGCCGAACGCCTCGCTGTCGCTGAGCAAATGGCCCATCGCCACCAGCTGCCGCAGCACGGTGCGCCACTGCTTTTCGTTGAGCTCGCGCCCGATGCCGAACACCGACAATTTGTCGTGGCCGAATTGCGTCACCTTCTCGGTCAGGCGCCCGACCAGCACGTCGATCAGGTGCATCGCGCCAAAACGCTGGCCGGTGCGATAGACGCAGGACAGCAGCTTCTGCGCCAGCACCTTGCCGTCGCGCATCTTCGGCGGCGTCAGGCAATTGTCGCAATTGCCGCAATGCTCGCTCATCACGATCTCGCCGAAATAGGCGAGCAGCCGCCGGCGCCGGCAGTGCGGCGTTTCGGCGAGGCCGACCAGCGCATCGAGCTTGCCGATCGAGACACGCTTGAATTCGTCGGAGGCGCTGGACTCGTCGATCATGCGGCGCTGCTGCACGATGTCCGAGAGCCCATAGGTCATCCAGGCCGCCGACGGCTTGCCGTCGCGGCCGGCGCGGCCCGTCTCCTGGTAATAGGCCTCGATGCTCTTGGGCAGGTCGAGATGGGCGACGAAGCGCACGTCGGGCTTGTCGATGCCCATGCCGAACGCCACGGTCGCAACGATGACGATGCCGTCCTCATTGAGAAAGCGGTCCTGGTTGCGCGAGCGCAACGCCCCGTCGAGCCCGGCATGGTAGGGCAGCGCCGCGATGCCTGCGTCCTGAAGCGCGGCGGCGACCTCCTCGACGCGGTTGCGCGACAGGCAATAGACCACGCCGGCATCGCCCGCATGCCGCTCCCGGATGAACTCCTTCAGCTGCGACACCGCGTTGCGCTTGTCGACGATCTCGTAGCGGATGTTGGGCCGGTCGAAGCTCGATACGAATTGCGGCGCATCCGCGAGCTGAAGCCGCGCGACGATCTCCTTGCGCGTCAGCTCGTCCGCGGTCGCGGTCAGCGCGATGCGCGGCACGTCGGGAAAGCGCTCGGCGATGATGGAGAGGCCGACATATTCGGGGCGGAAGTCATGGCCCCATTGCGAGACGCAATGCGCCTCGTCGATCGCGAACAGTGCCACCTTCGCTTGCGCCAGCAGCGACAGGCAGCGCGGCGTGACCAGGCGTTCCGGGGCGACATAGAGCAGATCGAGATCGCCCGCGAGCAGGCGGCGCTCGATATCGGAGGCCTCCTGCGGTGTCAGCGACGAGTTCAGCGCGGCCGCGTTGACGCCGGCCTCGATCAGTCCGGCGACCTGATCGCGCATCAACGCGATCAACGGCGACACCACGATGCCGCAGCCTTCGCGCAGCAGCGAGGGAAGTTGATAGCACAGCGACTTGCCGCCGCCGGTCGGCATCAGCACCAGGCAATTGCCGCCTTCAGTGACATGCCGGATGATCTCGCCCTGGGCGCCGCGAAAACCCGGCAGGCCGAACACCGAATGCAGCACCGACAGCGCGTCGCGGCCGTTGGCAGGCGCAGGCAGCGGGACGGTGGAGGGAACGGACATGAGCGTTCAGGAAAACAGGCCGTGTGATTCGTCACAACGCCAGTCGCATGCTGGCGCGGACGTGGCAAGAGCGTTTGCGCCTCTACGAGCCTACGGCACGGCTGTATAAGGTGTGAGGCTGGAGCGCAGCCAGTACCCACAGCGTCATGGCCGGGCTCGTCCCGGCCATCCACGCCTTTCCACGCCGCATTGAGAACGTGGATGGCCGGGACAAGCCCGGGCATGACGACCTCAGCTGATTGTTCAAAATTGAATTGCCCTGCTGCAAACGGGAAGAGGTGACGGGCTACGCCCCGATTCGCCGCAACGCCTCTGCGACCGTCACGATCGGCATGTTGCGCCTTCCGGCGGCTTCCAGCGCGTGACGCAGCAGGTCCGGCGTGCAGCCATAGGGGCTCGGCGCGCTCGCAACGTCGTGACCATAGAAGATGAGCCACCCGCCGCGCGCGACCGCTTCGTCGAAATAGCGATCGATGCCCGCTCGATCGGTCTCGCAATCGACCAAGGGCGAGGCGCGCAGGAACTGCAGGTCGATGACGCCGCTGTTGACGCCGGGAAGGATGCCACGAGCCGAACGGAAGGCCCTGGCGAGCTGCGGCTTGCGCCAGACCGAGGCAAGTCCGTAGGGATAGGCGAAATTCTCCAGCGTGATCGAGGAATCGATCGCGCGAAAATACGCGCGGTTCCGCTCGATCTCGCGTGCCATGGCGACCTCGTCGAGATCGGCCGAGCTCTTGTGCGAGAAGGTATGGCAGGCAATCTCGTGACCGGCGCGATGAAGCCGGACGATCGCGTCGTCCGACATGCCGTGCCAGTGGTCCGACGGCTGACCGATCAGGCTGCCGGCGAGATAGAACGTGCCCCGGCCGCCGTGCTTCTCGAGAAGCGCGGCGCCCTCGCCTGCGGCGCTGTCGGGAGCATCGTCGAAGGTGAAGCTCACGATCGGCGTATGGGACGCAGGCAGCCGGTGCGGCGCGGCACGGAAATGCCGGGCCAGCCGATTGCTCACGCGTCCCTGGAGTGCCGACCACACGACTGCGTTTCCCGTGATGTGCTTATTTCCGCACTGAAACATTCGCGCGCCGGTTGAGGCAAGCCTAACGCTCGGGTAATCCTAACGCGGACCCAATATCCATTGGCTAGGCCGCGGGGACCGGCCCACTGGCTTCCACGCTGAGATACCGCAACCAATTGCGAAAAAGCACCGCCGCCGCGCTGCCGGCACCGATATCGGCGCGCAGATGCAGCCCTGGCAGCTCGTTGGTGAGCGCCGGATGGCGCTGGTGCGCCGCCTTCTTCTGGAAGCGGGCGAGCTTCTCCTCCGTCGCTGCGTCAAAATAGCTCATGGGCAGGCGCGGATAGATCTCGCGCTCCCGCGCCAGATAGCGGCCGATGTCGCGCAGATATTCGCGCTGGAGCGATAGCGCATCGTATTCCGGATGCCCCTGGAAGAACACGAAGCGGCTGGCATATTGGCGAACAAAAACGTCGACGCCGGCCTCAGCCGAGCGCGTCAGCACCTGATAGCCGGCCTGCACCAGGTCGCTCTCCACGATCTCGTTCAGGCGCGAATGCGAGACCTTCAGCGGCGCCGGCGCGGTACGCGTCAACGGATCGCGCCTCACCAATTCGCAGTCGAAGATGCCGTGGCATTTGGCCGGCAGCCGCCGCCGCGCGATGCCGTCGAGGTGCAGCACCGCCGCGTGCGCGGCAAGGCACGACCAGATCGTCGAGCGCGTGTTGGCCTTGGCCCAGTCGATCAGCTCGGTGAGGTCGCGCCAGTACGGCTCCTGGTCGAGCTCGGGCGCGACGGGCTCCGCGCCGGTCACGATCAAGCCGTCGAATTTCTGGCGCTTGAGGTCCGAAAGGTCGGAATACTCGCTCTCGACGTGCCACCTCGCTTCCGGCGACCGCTTCACGCTCGGAAGCGAGAAGCAGTGGAAGCGGATGCGGTGCGGGCCGGCGGCGGCCTGGAGCAGCTTCATGAACTGCCGCTCGGTCGCCTTCAGCGCCGGATCCGGCATGTTGTTGACGAGACCGATCGTGAGCTCGGCGCCGCGATCGTGCGCGAGATCGGACTCGGTCGGCACCAATGCCGGGCCCGAGATGACTTGATCCCTGTCGATCAGGATCGTCATGGGCGCGTCCGCCTACTCCGCGGCCTCGAGGCGCGCCGACCGGCAGGCCTTGTCCAGCGCCTGGTCGATGTCCTCGATGATATCAGAGACGTGCTCGATGCCGATCGAGAGCCGGATGGTCTCCGGCAGCACCCCGGCAAGGCGCTGCTGCTCCGCCGACATCTGGCGGTGCGTGGTCGAGGCCGGATGGCAGGCCAGCGACTTGGCATCGCCGATATTGACGAGGCGCGTGATTAGCTTCAGCGCATCATAGAAGGTCTTGCCGGCCTCCATGCCGCCCTTGATGCCGAAGGTGAACAGCGAGGAGGCGTTGCCATCGAGATATTTCTGCACCAGCGGATAATAGGGGCTGTCGGCAAAGCCGCTGTAATTGACCCAGGCGACGCGCGAATCCTTGTGGAGGAATTCGGCGACCTTGCGGGCGTTCTCGACATGACGCTCCATGCGCAGCGCCACGGTCTCGATGCCCTGCAGCAGCAGGAAGGCGTTGAAAGGCGACAGCACGGAGCCCATGGTGCGCTGATAGACGCTGCGCGCCCGCTCGATGTAAGCGGTGCGGCCGAAACGCTCGGCATAGACCAGGCCGTGATAGGAGGCATCGGGCTTGTTGTAGGCCGGGAAACGTTCGGCATGCTTGGCCCAGGGGAAGTTGCCGGAATCGACGATGGCGCCGCCGAGCGTGGTGCCGTGACCGCCCAGGAACTTGGTCAGCGAGTGCACAGCGATGTCCGCGCCGTAGTCGAACGGCTTGAGCAGGATGGGCGTGGCGACGGTGTTGTCGACGATCAGCGGCACGCCATGCGCATGCGCGACCTTGGCCAGCGCCTCGATGTCGCAGACATTGCCGGCGGGATTGCCGATGGTCTCGGCGAACACCGCACGGGTGTTCTCGTCGATCAGCTTCTCGATCGCCTCCGGCCTGTCGCTCTCGGCGAAGCGGCCGGTGATGCCCTGCCGCGGCAGAATGTGCGAGAGCAAAGTATGCGTGGTGCCGTAAAGCTGCGGCACGGAAACGATGTTGCCGCCGTGGTCGGCGACGTTGACGAAGGCGAAATGCAGCGCCGCCTGGCCGGTCGCGACCGCGAGCGCGCCGACGCCGCCTTCGAGCTGAGCGATGCGCTTCTCCAGCACCGCGCTGGTCGGATTGGCGATGCGGCTGTAGCGAAAGCCCTCGGTCTCGAGGTTGAAGAGCGCCGCGCCGTGGTCGGCGCTGTCGAAAGCGTAGGCCGCGGTCTGGTAGATCGGCACGGCGACCGCATGCGTGGTCGCTTCGGGCTCATAACCGGCGTGAATAGCGATCGTCTCGTTTCGCATTATGCCACCTCCGCGTGGAGCGGTCCGCACTTATTAGCCTGTATGAGGCATGTGCGTTGTCCGCCGTTCCTCTGTTAGAGGCGGGTGGTAAAGCGGACAATAATTCGCTTAGAGATCGAGGAAGTAACCCTAACCGTTATTGGCGAACTGGCCGGAATCCGGGTTAATTTGCATTAATCAAACGACGACGGTTTGCATCGTTTCCTCTCGCGCAAGGCAAGGCCAGCGCACATGAACCGCGCGCGTTTTTTGGGCACGATAATCTCCACATCGTCATGGCCGGGCTTGTCCCGGCCATGACGACCTCTCGTGCAGGTGCAAATGCGACCATTCCTCTCCCCGTGACGGCGAGGATCACTGTCAACGCTGCGATCACTCGCGGGCCCTACCCCATCCGCTCCCACAAGCGATGAGCAAGCACGCCGGCGCGCTTCTCGATCGCGGCCGCGGCATCGAGCGCAAGATCCTCGCGATAGCGACCGGCAATGAGCTGCACGCCGATCGGCTTGCCGTCGTGGAGGGCCACCGGCACCACGGCGCCGGGCAGGCCCAGCACGTTGATCGCGGAGATGAAGCGGATCTCGCCCCAGAAGATCTCGCGCACGCGCTCGGCGCTGACCGCGTCCTCGCGCGGGCCCGGCGTCGGCTTCACCGTGGTCGGCGCCAGCACGACCGGATAGTCCTCGAAGAACAATTGCCAGGCGCGGATGTGGCCGTTGCGCGCGGCGGTCGCCTGCATCCAGCCCTTGAGATCGAGCACATTGGCCTTGGCCTTCATGCCGCCCCAGGCCTTGTGAAAGTCCTCCGAGGTCACCTTCAGCATGCCGGCTTCCTGCATCACCACGGTCTCGTTGGTGATGATGTCGCACCAGGTCTGCCAGACGCCGTCGATGTCGGGCACCTCGACCTCGCTGACGCGGTAGCCGGACCGTTCGAGATGGTCCGCGGCCTGGCGTAGCGCCGCCGCGACGGACGGATCGACGTCCATGTCGTCCGGTATCTTGGCCAGCGCGACCTTGATCGGCCGCTTCGGCGTCACGCCGACCAGCGGCGCCGGCACCCACCAGGGATCGCGCGGATCGCGCTGGCTCATCGCCTCCAGCGCGAGACGCACGTCGGCGACGTGGCGGGCGAGCGGCCCCTGCGCCGACATCAGATGCGCCAGCATCGGCCGCTCGGCCGTAGCGCTGGCGTTGAACGCGGGGATGCG contains:
- the recQ gene encoding DNA helicase RecQ, which codes for MSVPSTVPLPAPANGRDALSVLHSVFGLPGFRGAQGEIIRHVTEGGNCLVLMPTGGGKSLCYQLPSLLREGCGIVVSPLIALMRDQVAGLIEAGVNAAALNSSLTPQEASDIERRLLAGDLDLLYVAPERLVTPRCLSLLAQAKVALFAIDEAHCVSQWGHDFRPEYVGLSIIAERFPDVPRIALTATADELTRKEIVARLQLADAPQFVSSFDRPNIRYEIVDKRNAVSQLKEFIRERHAGDAGVVYCLSRNRVEEVAAALQDAGIAALPYHAGLDGALRSRNQDRFLNEDGIVIVATVAFGMGIDKPDVRFVAHLDLPKSIEAYYQETGRAGRDGKPSAAWMTYGLSDIVQQRRMIDESSASDEFKRVSIGKLDALVGLAETPHCRRRRLLAYFGEIVMSEHCGNCDNCLTPPKMRDGKVLAQKLLSCVYRTGQRFGAMHLIDVLVGRLTEKVTQFGHDKLSVFGIGRELNEKQWRTVLRQLVAMGHLLSDSEAFGALKLTETARGVLRGETEVWLREEAPGTRIRASRGKSRRGDLAPAADAAQCDVDPELRARLRSWRSEVARERGVPAYVVLHDATIDGIVRAWPTTRDELRNIPGIGDKKLEHYGDELLQIVRTR
- a CDS encoding polysaccharide deacetylase family protein, whose product is MWSALQGRVSNRLARHFRAAPHRLPASHTPIVSFTFDDAPDSAAGEGAALLEKHGGRGTFYLAGSLIGQPSDHWHGMSDDAIVRLHRAGHEIACHTFSHKSSADLDEVAMAREIERNRAYFRAIDSSITLENFAYPYGLASVWRKPQLARAFRSARGILPGVNSGVIDLQFLRASPLVDCETDRAGIDRYFDEAVARGGWLIFYGHDVASAPSPYGCTPDLLRHALEAAGRRNMPIVTVAEALRRIGA
- a CDS encoding homoserine O-succinyltransferase — translated: MTILIDRDQVISGPALVPTESDLAHDRGAELTIGLVNNMPDPALKATERQFMKLLQAAAGPHRIRFHCFSLPSVKRSPEARWHVESEYSDLSDLKRQKFDGLIVTGAEPVAPELDQEPYWRDLTELIDWAKANTRSTIWSCLAAHAAVLHLDGIARRRLPAKCHGIFDCELVRRDPLTRTAPAPLKVSHSRLNEIVESDLVQAGYQVLTRSAEAGVDVFVRQYASRFVFFQGHPEYDALSLQREYLRDIGRYLAREREIYPRLPMSYFDAATEEKLARFQKKAAHQRHPALTNELPGLHLRADIGAGSAAAVLFRNWLRYLSVEASGPVPAA
- a CDS encoding O-acetylhomoserine aminocarboxypropyltransferase/cysteine synthase family protein; its protein translation is MRNETIAIHAGYEPEATTHAVAVPIYQTAAYAFDSADHGAALFNLETEGFRYSRIANPTSAVLEKRIAQLEGGVGALAVATGQAALHFAFVNVADHGGNIVSVPQLYGTTHTLLSHILPRQGITGRFAESDRPEAIEKLIDENTRAVFAETIGNPAGNVCDIEALAKVAHAHGVPLIVDNTVATPILLKPFDYGADIAVHSLTKFLGGHGTTLGGAIVDSGNFPWAKHAERFPAYNKPDASYHGLVYAERFGRTAYIERARSVYQRTMGSVLSPFNAFLLLQGIETVALRMERHVENARKVAEFLHKDSRVAWVNYSGFADSPYYPLVQKYLDGNASSLFTFGIKGGMEAGKTFYDALKLITRLVNIGDAKSLACHPASTTHRQMSAEQQRLAGVLPETIRLSIGIEHVSDIIEDIDQALDKACRSARLEAAE
- a CDS encoding amidase family protein, whose translation is MAKKTATRTKTAGKKARAATKTAARKGAAAKPAAKAAAGKPARPRRPSGPVWQWSAVATAAAIRSGAISAVETVEAHLERMRAVNPKLNAVVVDLSEEALKAAHAADKQRAKGAALGLLHGVPITIKENVDYEGRPNFNGVPANKGLIAPSDAPVVRNLKKAGAIVIGLTNTPEFSFRGFTDNPLHGLTLNPWDPDITCGGSSGGAGSAVAAGIGTIAHGNDIGGSLRWPAHCNGVATIKPTQGRIPAFNASATAERPMLAHLMSAQGPLARHVADVRLALEAMSQRDPRDPWWVPAPLVGVTPKRPIKVALAKIPDDMDVDPSVAAALRQAADHLERSGYRVSEVEVPDIDGVWQTWCDIITNETVVMQEAGMLKVTSEDFHKAWGGMKAKANVLDLKGWMQATAARNGHIRAWQLFFEDYPVVLAPTTVKPTPGPREDAVSAERVREIFWGEIRFISAINVLGLPGAVVPVALHDGKPIGVQLIAGRYREDLALDAAAAIEKRAGVLAHRLWERMG